The following proteins are co-located in the Flavobacterium sp. CECT 9288 genome:
- a CDS encoding DUF262 domain-containing protein, translating into MSEQIYIRPDKDKIASYITNFEKGNLQVPAFQRKFVWNNEKKLDLFDSIKRGYPIGSVLLWQPNFESEEDYEKFGGDKLGAYYIPKRNSNSFYILDGFQRLSTLIGCLLHPQKAKLKGIVRDEKEWFKEFNIVYNLKDQLFEMNRSKDFESLKNFQIPIYKLVDGKEFFNFQKSLFNEEQETIDEYIERYEEISLIVQNYELPNINAFGGSITEAVDIFQRLNSTGAPITKDWVISALAYGQDRSYHFATEIDFLLDDNLSKYNFQNIKREVVLQCITNSFGGVYFDQVSKNSNKKLEELVKREDFIPITKETFIAIEKTSEFFFENLCVLDSKYIPYNNQFIFINDFFSKISKPTIEQLLELKKWFWITSYSNYFTIYNLSKQRLAYNKFQDFINRSSNPVFYDNKDNFEALDFPDKIDMGSVRKKTLALFMINYSVNNDDFFSKVNLEAENITNVKTYKLFKDYNSSENTIFIIEKYNSTDNFPKTIKDLSFMLSMDYKGQYSEYFINDDMREEYYKGNVEDVLEIRKELIINAEKSFVESLGIEYYE; encoded by the coding sequence ATGAGTGAGCAAATATATATAAGACCAGACAAAGATAAAATAGCAAGCTATATAACAAATTTTGAAAAAGGAAATTTACAAGTACCTGCATTTCAAAGAAAATTTGTATGGAATAATGAGAAGAAATTAGATTTATTTGATAGTATAAAAAGAGGGTATCCAATTGGTTCAGTTTTATTGTGGCAACCTAATTTTGAAAGTGAGGAAGATTATGAAAAATTTGGTGGGGATAAACTTGGAGCTTATTATATTCCTAAGAGAAATTCAAACTCATTTTATATTCTTGATGGATTTCAAAGATTGTCAACCCTAATCGGATGTTTATTACATCCTCAAAAAGCAAAACTAAAAGGAATTGTTAGGGATGAAAAAGAATGGTTTAAAGAGTTTAATATTGTTTACAATCTAAAAGATCAATTATTTGAAATGAATAGGTCGAAAGACTTTGAAAGTTTAAAAAATTTTCAGATACCAATTTATAAGTTAGTAGATGGTAAGGAGTTTTTTAATTTTCAAAAAAGTTTATTTAATGAAGAACAAGAGACTATAGATGAATACATAGAAAGATACGAAGAAATTAGTTTAATTGTTCAGAATTATGAATTACCAAATATCAATGCTTTTGGTGGTTCAATAACAGAAGCCGTTGACATTTTTCAAAGATTAAATTCTACAGGTGCTCCAATAACAAAAGATTGGGTGATTTCTGCTTTAGCATATGGACAAGATAGGAGTTACCATTTTGCAACCGAAATTGATTTCTTATTGGATGATAATTTATCAAAATATAATTTCCAAAATATAAAAAGAGAAGTTGTATTACAATGTATAACCAATTCTTTTGGCGGTGTTTATTTTGACCAAGTTTCTAAAAACAGCAATAAAAAACTTGAAGAACTTGTTAAAAGAGAAGATTTTATTCCAATTACAAAAGAAACATTTATCGCTATCGAAAAAACATCTGAATTTTTCTTTGAAAATTTATGTGTTTTAGATTCAAAATATATTCCATATAATAACCAATTTATTTTTATTAATGATTTTTTTAGTAAGATTAGCAAACCAACTATTGAACAGCTTCTAGAGTTAAAAAAATGGTTTTGGATTACATCTTATTCAAATTATTTTACTATTTACAATTTGAGTAAGCAAAGACTTGCATATAATAAATTTCAAGATTTTATAAATAGAAGTTCAAATCCAGTTTTTTACGATAATAAAGATAATTTTGAAGCTTTAGATTTTCCTGATAAAATTGATATGGGAAGTGTCAGAAAGAAAACTTTAGCGTTGTTTATGATTAATTATTCCGTAAATAATGATGATTTTTTTAGTAAAGTAAATTTAGAAGCCGAAAACATTACAAATGTTAAAACCTATAAGCTTTTTAAAGATTACAATTCTTCTGAAAATACGATTTTTATTATTGAAAAATACAATTCAACTGATAATTTTCCAAAGACAATAAAAGATCTTTCTTTTATGCTTTCTATGGATTATAAAGGTCAATACTCTGAATACTTTATAAACGATGATATGAGAGAAGAGTATTACAAAGGGAATGTTGAAGATGTTTTGGAAATTAGAAAAGAATTAATAATTAATGCAGAAAAAAGTTTTGTGGAAAGTTTAGGAATAGAATATTACGAATAA